TTGCGCTACAAGAAGCCACGCGCGGACCTGTATCGAACTCTCAAGCTCGAGGGTATCGAGGAATCATCGGTGAATCTCTGTGTGACGTGCAGTCGGCAACGAGGCGGTCCTCACGTCCTCGGCCGTTCGACGGTGCGGGATACGGATCTGTATAGTACCTGTTGCGCCATTCAGAACCTGTGGTTGGCGGCGCGGGTCGAAGGGATCGGGGTCGGCTGGGTGAGCATCTTGAGTCATACCGCATTAAAGCAGGTGCTCGACATTCCGAGGTCGGTTAAGGTGCTGGCCTACCTCTGTCTCGGCTACGTATCAGAGTTTGCGACAAAGCCAGATCTTGAAACTGCGGGCTGGCGCGCCAGACTTCCCGTGCAGGAACTGGTGCACTATGAGACATGGGGAAATAGAGTGCGAGGGAAGGAGTGAAGGCGGGGATGCGAATCACCAAGGTCTATACGAGAACCGGCGACGCGGGCCGCACAAGACTCGCAGGGGGGCAGCAGGTATGGAAGGACTGCCTGCGGGTTGAAGCCTATGGCGCCGTCGATGAACTGAATGCGTCCGTAGGATTAGTACGGGCGATGAATGCCGAGGGTGGGAGCGCGTCCCCCGCTTCCGCGCAACTCGAGGCGGACCTGCGCTGGATTCAGAATAAGTTGTTTGATGTCGGGAGTTTGCTCGCCACCGCGCCAGGCCAGACGTTTCCGAACATGCCGAAGGTCACGGGCAGCGATGTGACCCGGCTCGAGCAGATGATCGATCGCTGTCAGGAGGACCTGGCCCCGCTCAAGGAATTTATTCTGCCGGGCGGGGGAAAAGTTTCGGCCACGCTGCATCAAGCGCGTACGATCTGTCGCCGGGCCGAGCGCGACTGCATCCGGCTCAGCCGGGAAGAAGACGTGTCGGCCGAGCTCAACAAGTATCTGAACCGCTTAAGTGATGCGCTGTTTGTCATGGCGCGCTGGGTAGCCAAAACGCAGGGTGAGCCGGAGTTTTTGTGGCAGCGTGAATCCGATGCCTCCTCCAAGTAAATCGACGAAGCAGCCGCGGCGATCACGGTCACGTCTTATTCTGGTCGTGGGTGGAGCGGCTTCAGGGAAGAGTCAAGCGGCGCTGGAGCGGGCAGGCAGCCGAACACCCAAGGCCTTTGTCGCGACAGGGCAAGGACTG
The window above is part of the Nitrospira sp. CR1.1 genome. Proteins encoded here:
- the bluB gene encoding 5,6-dimethylbenzimidazole synthase yields the protein LRYKKPRADLYRTLKLEGIEESSVNLCVTCSRQRGGPHVLGRSTVRDTDLYSTCCAIQNLWLAARVEGIGVGWVSILSHTALKQVLDIPRSVKVLAYLCLGYVSEFATKPDLETAGWRARLPVQELVHYETWGNRVRGKE
- a CDS encoding cob(I)yrinic acid a,c-diamide adenosyltransferase: MRITKVYTRTGDAGRTRLAGGQQVWKDCLRVEAYGAVDELNASVGLVRAMNAEGGSASPASAQLEADLRWIQNKLFDVGSLLATAPGQTFPNMPKVTGSDVTRLEQMIDRCQEDLAPLKEFILPGGGKVSATLHQARTICRRAERDCIRLSREEDVSAELNKYLNRLSDALFVMARWVAKTQGEPEFLWQRESDASSK